The window CGATACCCTTATCGTATTCTTCCACGCAATGAAATACCATTTGGGTTAAAGCCGATTCCGAAATTTCGACGGCACCGACTTTTGAAAATTCGGGACGAACAACGGATTTTTCAAATAACTTGGACTGTTCGGTACCTACAAGAGGCGCTTTTTTCTTTTTAAAAAACAATCGCACCTTATCATAAAAAATTTGAGGATAGTTGCGCTGTATTTCCAGCGAAGGAACCGGAATTACATGCTTTCCTTCAACGCGCCTGGAACGCATTGCAGCTTCAATTTCTTCGCGTGTAGCGATTTCCTCAATTTTTTATAATTTTTTTAGGCTGCGGAATTTGAAGACGGACTGCAATTTTATTTACCATTTTTTCGGAAGTACCCAAAATAAGAATTTTTTTAAAATTGTTCCTCTGCAAAGCTTTTGCAGCTTCATCTCTATGTTTTTTATCGTCAAACAAGGCCGTTTTTACCGCAGCTAAAAAAGTTTTTTCACGCTTCGCAGAATGCCCCGCAATAATTTTATCATGATGAATTAAAAGGCCGTCATCAATTATAAGTTCAACCCTCAGTTTTTCGGCTAACAGTTTTGCCCGAAAACTTTTTCCTGTTCCGCTTTCACCTACAAGAGCATAAACATTTATTCTTCTAACCGTCCAAAATATATTTTGAAAAAATCCCATTTATTATTAATAACGACCTTTAAAATAAGCAAGCTCAAAAACCTTATTAAATTGTTCATTTATTGCCCGTTAATTTTCCCGGAGTCGGAAAGAAAAATTATGAGCACTGCTTATTTCCCGCTTCTAATTTCTTTCCGAAAGAACTAAGTTAAGTTCAAGTGTTTTTTTACCGCGTATGATTTTAATCTTTACTGTTTCTCCGGGTTTTTTGTCTTCTAAAACGGAATAATAATCGGTAAGGCTTTTTATTTTTTGTCCCGCAATTTCCGTAATAATATCACCGCCTATATAAAAAACGGTGCTGTATCTTCCGAACCCTGAACGAACGGCTTCGCTTCCGCCCTTTAAATCCGCTTTTGCGGCATTGCTTCCGCGTTTAACTTGCGAAACAAGAAGTCCCGCTGAAACCGGCAATTCCGCATAAGAAGCAAGCTGACGGGAAATTTGCACCAATTCCGCATCAATGGAGCCGCGTATAACTTTTCCGTATTTTAAAATATCGGCTGTAACCCGTTTTGCGGTATTAACCGGAACCGCAAAACCCACTCCGGCAGAGCTTCCGGAAGTTGAATAAATCATTGTATTTATTCCTATCATTCTGCCTTGAGTGTCTAAAAGGGGCCCTCCGGAATTCCCGGGATTAATTGCCGTATCGGTTTGTATCATATTTTTTATGATAATATTTTTATCATTTTGAATTGGTCGTCCCAAGGCGGAAACAATTCCATCGGTAAGAGTACGCTCCAACCCGAACGGATTTCCTATTGCCAAAACTCTTTGTCCTACTTTTAACGTGGAAGAATTTCCGAATTTAATCGTGGTAAGTTTTATATTTTTAGGAGGCTCAAACTTTAAAACCGCCAAATCGTTTTCGGTATCCGTTCCCACTATTTTTGCCTCATATTGTGAACCGTCGTAAAGTGAAATAAAAATTTTTGAAGCTTCGGCAATTACGTGGGTATTTGTCAAAACCAAACCGCTTTCATCTATGATGGAGCCCGAACCCGAACCGCCTTCCACCGGAACGGGTTCCAAAAACCAGTTTACCGATACGGTTTCGGTAGTAATATTTACGACGGCTTCATTTGCAGTTTCATATACAAAAATATTTTGTGTTTCAACCTGACTGTATGATGAATCCGAAGCCGTATTTATAGGCTGAATCTGTTTTACGGTTTCTTTGCCGCTATTTTCAGCCAAGGTTTC is drawn from Treponema pedis and contains these coding sequences:
- a CDS encoding S1C family serine protease gives rise to the protein MKLYSKRQFFVWTAVVTVFVSSLAFWAGLNLNNGHSKISSESEETVFEKNTLTETLAENSGKETVKQIQPINTASDSSYSQVETQNIFVYETANEAVVNITTETVSVNWFLEPVPVEGGSGSGSIIDESGLVLTNTHVIAEASKIFISLYDGSQYEAKIVGTDTENDLAVLKFEPPKNIKLTTIKFGNSSTLKVGQRVLAIGNPFGLERTLTDGIVSALGRPIQNDKNIIIKNMIQTDTAINPGNSGGPLLDTQGRMIGINTMIYSTSGSSAGVGFAVPVNTAKRVTADILKYGKVIRGSIDAELVQISRQLASYAELPVSAGLLVSQVKRGSNAAKADLKGGSEAVRSGFGRYSTVFYIGGDIITEIAGQKIKSLTDYYSVLEDKKPGETVKIKIIRGKKTLELNLVLSERN